In Ipomoea triloba cultivar NCNSP0323 chromosome 15, ASM357664v1, one genomic interval encodes:
- the LOC116005660 gene encoding UPF0481 protein At3g47200-like, whose product MEGAMHLQDSPIRIVSEKLKNVKHLSSEACIFKVYKRLRRTNPDAYTPLTISIGPYHHGKPELRKMERFKELYTQSLLERAEGVSVEECWKKLKELEGRAESYYGDEIEEEVSGDEFVTMLMLDGCFIVEFVIRSFLRVLDGGQEYKDDPIYKMMISGMESKILRDILLLENQLPFFVLKAIYDMINPGNLEFSEMVKIAFRSKIPKMNIISLLNTQVNPHEVKHLLQIVHILYQPPPKNNGQIQQQKTCSSSCCFWKQPQGQGGSDIEPQPHNLRNGQDRRMNFACFLCMFGKQPQGGGASDIESNSLSKDEDEELLCSIRTASELQEAGVDFKKVGKIRSTSSDQTISLFDIKFNHGVLEIPSFALYDPTETFFRNLIAYEQHSPYLRSKYFTEYAVFMDDLINTEKDVNLLRLKDVFINKLGNDKEVTQLFNNLGKEVTYSTYDYYYNDVCKELNRHCKKPWNAAMAKLRRNYFNSPWAGISTFAAILLLSLAIAQTVLSALQLCP is encoded by the coding sequence ATGGAGGGGGCAATGCATCTACAAGATTCACCAATAAGAATCGTTTCGGAAAAgcttaaaaatgtaaaacatTTATCTTCAGAAGCATGTATATTTAAAGTATACAAGAGGCTGCGTAGAACAAACCCAGATGCTTATACACCTTTGACAATATCCATCGGGCCTTACCATCATGGGAAGCCGGAGTTGAGGAAGATGGAAAGGTTTAAGGAATTGTATACACAGTCCCTTTTAGAAAGAGCAGAAGGAGTAAGTGTGGAGGAGTGTTGGAAGAAATTAAAGGAGTTGGAAGGCAGAGCTGAGAGCTATTATGGTGATGAGATAGAAGAAGAAGTTAGTGGGGATGAATTCGTGACGATGTTAATGCTTGATGGTTGCTTTATAGTGGAATTTGTTATTAGATCATTTCTTCGAGTGCTTGACGGAGGGCAAGAATACAAGGATGATCCCATTTACAAGATGATGATTAGCGGGATGGAAAGTAAAATTCTTCGTGACATTTTGCTCCTGGAAAACCAACTCCCCTTCTTTGTTTTGAAAGCAATCTATGACATGATTAATCCTGGCAACCTGGAATTCTCAGAGATGGTGAAAATTGCATTTCGGAGTAAGATACCAAAGATGAACATTATCTCCCTACTCAATACTCAGGTCAACCCCCATGAGGTAAAGCATTTACTTCAGATAGTGCACATTCTCTATCAACCCCCACCCAAAAATAATGGGCAGATTCAGCAGCAGAAGACATGTTCTTCTTCTTGCTGCTTTTGGAAACAaccgcaaggccaaggcggcTCTGATATTGAACCCCAACCCCATAATCTTAGAAACGGACAGGATAGGCGGATGAATTTCGCATGTTTTCTCTGCATGTTTGGGAAACAACCACAAGGCGGCGGCGCCTCTGATATTGAATCCAATAGTCTTAGTAAAGATGAGGACGAGGAGTTATTATGCAGTATCCGTACTGCAAGTGAGCTTCAAGAAGCTGGAGTTGACTTCAAAAAGGTTGGCAAGATTAGAAGCACCTCTTCTGATCAAACCATAAGTCTATTTGATATAAAGTTCAATCACGGCGTATTGGAGATCCCATCTTTCGCTCTCTATGATCCAACAGAAACATTCTTCAGAAATCTCATAGCCTACGAGCAACATTCACCGTATTTGCGTTCCAAGTATTTCACAGAGTATGCCGTGTTCATGGATGATCTTATTAATACGGAGAAGGATGTCAACTTACTTCGTCTTAAGGATGTTTTTATAAACAAATTGGGAAATGACAAAGAAGTGACCCAGCTTTTTAACAACTTAGGCAAAGAGGTTACGTATTCCACTTATGACTATTACTACAATGATGTGTGCAAAGAACTGAATCGACATTGCAAAAAACCCTGGAATGCAGCGATGGCAAAACTAAGACGCAATTATTTTAACAGTCCATGGGCAGGGATTTCTACCTTTGCAGCTATACTGCTTCTTTCGCTAGCTATTGCACAGACTGTCCTATCTGCGCTTCAACTGTGCCCATAa